The Streptomyces sp. NBC_01268 genome window below encodes:
- a CDS encoding MerR family transcriptional regulator, producing the protein MITIGQLARYVGVSTKTIRVYHDKGLLPEPDRDASGYRRYGAADAIELIKIRTLTEAGVPLARIRDLRAATDEDFQQALGEIDDELTARIRGLRATQGRLRRLAAGELSSLPTEVAGFLERLARWGFTPRWVDLQRDLWILVFAAHPDQAMTLFEDQNEILSDPARRQLFLDYDHAHDLDADDPRLDDLARRIVEATRARYGPDELPELDTASEIPALIQGAVNAESAAWRHLDTLIRTRLKV; encoded by the coding sequence GTGATCACCATCGGGCAGCTGGCCAGGTACGTCGGAGTGTCGACGAAGACGATTCGCGTCTACCACGACAAGGGACTGCTCCCCGAGCCCGACCGCGACGCGTCTGGTTACCGACGGTACGGCGCTGCTGACGCCATCGAACTGATCAAGATCCGCACCCTCACGGAAGCCGGGGTCCCGCTGGCCCGTATCCGGGACCTGAGAGCAGCGACCGACGAGGACTTCCAGCAGGCGCTGGGTGAGATCGACGACGAGCTCACCGCCCGCATCCGTGGCCTGCGGGCGACGCAAGGGCGCTTGCGCAGGCTCGCCGCCGGGGAACTGTCCTCACTGCCCACCGAGGTCGCCGGCTTTCTGGAGCGGCTGGCCCGCTGGGGTTTCACCCCCCGATGGGTGGACCTGCAACGCGATCTGTGGATCCTCGTGTTCGCCGCCCACCCGGACCAGGCGATGACGCTCTTCGAGGACCAGAACGAGATCCTTTCCGACCCCGCGCGGCGGCAGCTGTTCCTCGACTACGACCACGCGCACGACCTCGACGCCGACGACCCCCGCCTCGACGACCTCGCCCGCCGGATCGTCGAGGCGACCCGAGCGCGCTACGGGCCCGACGAACTGCCCGAGCTGGACACGGCCTCCGAGATCCCCGCCCTCATCCAGGGCGCGGTCAATGCCGAGTCCGCGGCGTGGCGGCACCTCGACACGCTCATCCGCACCCGTCTGAAGGTATGA
- the kdpF gene encoding K(+)-transporting ATPase subunit F, with amino-acid sequence MTVENIVGLVVAAGLLAYLVLALVKPERF; translated from the coding sequence GTGACTGTCGAGAACATCGTCGGTCTGGTGGTCGCCGCCGGCCTGCTGGCCTATCTCGTCCTCGCCCTCGTCAAGCCGGAGAGGTTCTGA
- the kdpA gene encoding potassium-transporting ATPase subunit KdpA, whose amino-acid sequence MSPVLAGVLQLLALVVALGLSYRPLGDHMARVYSSEKHYKPEKWIYKAIGANPNVEMRWPAYLRGVLAFSAVSVLFLYLLQRVQGSLPGSLGFVSIDPDQAFNTAASFVANTNWQSYYGEQAMGHVVQTGGLAVQNFVSAAVGIAVAVALVRGFARSRTGELGNFWADLVRGTVRILLPISVIGALVLVACGAIQNFAGIHEVGQFMGGTQQWNGGAVASQEVIKELGTNGGGYFNANSAHPFENPNGLSNLFEIYLILVIPFALTRTFGRMVGSIKQGYAILATMATIWLAFVGLMMWTEFAHPGPAFDIAGGAMEGKETRFGIGGSAIFSVSTTLTSTGAVNSFHSSNTGFGGGINLLGMQLGEIAPGGVGSGLYGMLIMAVIAVFIAGLMVGRTPEYLGKKIGTREIKFAALYILITPALVLCFTAASFVLDTPSHSMTNSGAHGFSEILYAYTSGANNNGSAFAGLNADTQWFNSTIGIAMLLGRFLPMVFVLALAGSLAEQKPVPETAGTLRTEKPLFTGLLVGTIMIITGLTYFPALALGPLAEGLAA is encoded by the coding sequence ATGAGTCCCGTCCTTGCTGGAGTCCTCCAGCTCCTCGCCCTGGTCGTCGCCCTCGGTCTGTCCTACCGGCCGCTCGGCGACCACATGGCGCGCGTCTACTCCTCGGAGAAGCACTACAAGCCCGAGAAGTGGATCTACAAGGCCATCGGCGCCAACCCGAACGTGGAGATGCGCTGGCCCGCGTACCTGCGCGGTGTGCTCGCCTTCTCCGCGGTGAGTGTGCTCTTCCTCTATCTGCTGCAGCGCGTGCAGGGCTCGCTGCCGGGCTCGCTCGGCTTCGTGTCGATCGACCCGGACCAGGCCTTCAACACGGCCGCGTCCTTCGTCGCCAACACCAACTGGCAGTCGTACTACGGCGAGCAGGCCATGGGGCACGTCGTGCAGACCGGCGGCCTGGCGGTGCAGAACTTCGTCTCCGCCGCGGTGGGCATCGCGGTGGCGGTGGCTCTGGTCCGTGGTTTCGCCCGTTCCCGTACCGGTGAGCTGGGCAACTTCTGGGCCGACCTGGTCCGCGGCACCGTCCGCATCCTGCTGCCGATCTCGGTGATCGGCGCCCTGGTCCTGGTGGCCTGCGGTGCGATCCAGAACTTCGCCGGGATCCACGAGGTCGGCCAGTTCATGGGCGGCACGCAGCAGTGGAACGGCGGCGCGGTCGCCTCGCAGGAGGTCATCAAGGAGCTGGGCACCAACGGCGGCGGTTACTTCAACGCCAACTCGGCCCACCCCTTCGAGAACCCCAACGGGCTCTCCAACCTCTTCGAGATCTACCTGATCCTCGTCATCCCGTTCGCGCTCACCCGCACCTTCGGCCGCATGGTCGGCTCGATCAAGCAGGGCTACGCGATCCTGGCGACGATGGCCACCATCTGGCTGGCCTTCGTCGGTCTGATGATGTGGACCGAGTTCGCCCACCCCGGCCCCGCCTTCGACATCGCGGGCGGTGCCATGGAGGGCAAGGAGACCCGCTTCGGCATCGGTGGCTCGGCGATCTTCTCGGTCTCCACGACGCTGACGTCGACCGGCGCGGTGAACTCCTTCCACTCCTCGAACACCGGCTTCGGCGGCGGTATCAACCTGCTGGGCATGCAGCTCGGCGAGATCGCGCCCGGCGGTGTCGGCTCCGGCCTGTACGGCATGCTGATCATGGCGGTCATCGCGGTGTTCATCGCCGGCCTGATGGTCGGCCGCACGCCCGAGTACCTGGGCAAGAAGATCGGCACCCGTGAGATCAAGTTCGCCGCGCTCTACATCCTGATCACGCCGGCGCTCGTGCTGTGCTTCACGGCGGCCTCGTTCGTCCTGGACACCCCGTCGCACTCGATGACCAACTCGGGCGCGCACGGCTTCTCCGAGATCCTCTACGCGTACACCTCGGGCGCCAACAACAACGGCTCCGCCTTCGCCGGCCTCAACGCCGACACCCAGTGGTTCAACTCGACCATCGGCATCGCGATGCTGCTCGGCCGGTTCCTGCCCATGGTGTTCGTCCTCGCACTGGCCGGCTCGCTCGCCGAGCAGAAGCCCGTCCCCGAGACCGCAGGCACCCTGCGCACCGAGAAGCCGCTGTTCACCGGCCTCCTCGTCGGCACGATCATGATCATCACCGGTCTCACCTACTTCCCGGCCCTCGCGCTGGGTCCGCTCGCCGAAGGGCTCGCAGCATGA
- the kdpB gene encoding potassium-transporting ATPase subunit KdpB: MSAITPTRAPHPDVPTGHKPEGGRVGGGLFDPKQLVKSFPDAIRKLDPRVMVKSPVMFVVLVGSVVTTALAIKNPGDWFGWAITAWLWLTTIFANLAEAVAEGRGKAQADTLRKAKTDTVARRLNQDGKSEEQVPGTELKIGDLVVCEAGDIIPGDGDVVEGVASVDESAITGESAPVIRESGGDRCAVTGGTKVLSDRIVIKITTKPGETFIDRMINLVEGAARQKTPNEIALNILLASLTIVFLLAVVTLKPFAIYAGADKQTSTIVLTALLVCLIPTTIGALLSAIGIAGMDRLVQRNVLAMSGRAVEAAGDVSTLLLDKTGTITLGNRQASEFVPVKGATDAEVADAAQLSSLADETPEGRSIVVLAKEKYGLRERHQGELAHATWIEFTAQTRMSGVDVDGKSIRKGAAGSVVTWVKEQGGTVSNDADTLANAISEAGGTPLLVAVKDGKGARVLGVIHLKDVVKDGMRERFDELRRMGIKTIMITGDNPLTAKAIAEEAGVDDFLAEATPEDKMALIKREQAGGKLVAMTGDGTNDAPALAQADVGVAMNTGTSAAKEAGNMVDLDSNPTKLIEIVEIGKQLLITRGALTTFSIANDVAKYFAIIPAMFAVAYPSLDKLNIMGLASPESAILSAVIFNALIIIALVPLALKGVRYRPSSADSMLRRNLGLYGLGGLIAPFIGIKIIDLLISLIPGIG; this comes from the coding sequence ATGAGCGCCATCACTCCTACCCGGGCACCGCACCCGGACGTACCCACGGGGCACAAGCCCGAGGGCGGCCGTGTAGGCGGGGGCCTGTTCGATCCGAAGCAGCTGGTCAAGTCCTTCCCCGACGCGATCAGGAAGCTCGACCCGCGGGTGATGGTCAAGTCACCCGTGATGTTCGTGGTGTTGGTCGGCTCGGTGGTCACCACGGCGCTCGCGATCAAGAACCCGGGGGACTGGTTCGGCTGGGCGATCACCGCCTGGCTGTGGCTGACCACGATCTTCGCCAACCTGGCGGAGGCGGTCGCCGAGGGCCGGGGCAAGGCCCAGGCCGACACCCTGCGCAAGGCCAAGACCGACACCGTCGCCCGCCGCCTGAACCAGGACGGCAAGAGCGAGGAGCAGGTCCCCGGCACCGAGCTGAAGATCGGCGACCTGGTGGTCTGCGAGGCCGGCGACATCATCCCCGGCGACGGTGACGTCGTCGAGGGAGTGGCCTCGGTCGACGAGTCCGCCATCACCGGCGAGTCCGCGCCGGTGATCCGCGAGTCCGGCGGCGACCGGTGCGCGGTCACCGGTGGTACGAAGGTGCTGTCCGACCGGATCGTCATCAAGATCACGACGAAGCCCGGCGAGACCTTCATCGACCGCATGATCAACCTGGTCGAGGGCGCCGCCCGCCAGAAGACGCCCAACGAGATCGCGCTCAACATCCTGCTCGCCTCGCTGACCATCGTCTTCCTGCTCGCCGTCGTGACGCTGAAGCCGTTCGCGATCTACGCGGGCGCCGACAAGCAGACCTCGACGATCGTCCTCACGGCGCTCCTGGTCTGCCTCATCCCGACGACGATCGGCGCCCTGCTCTCCGCGATCGGCATCGCGGGCATGGACCGGCTCGTCCAGCGCAACGTCCTCGCGATGTCCGGCCGCGCCGTCGAGGCCGCCGGTGACGTGTCGACGCTGCTGCTCGACAAGACGGGCACCATCACGCTCGGCAACCGCCAGGCCTCGGAGTTCGTCCCGGTCAAGGGCGCCACTGACGCGGAGGTCGCAGACGCCGCCCAGCTCTCCTCGCTCGCCGACGAGACGCCCGAGGGCCGCTCGATCGTGGTCCTCGCCAAGGAGAAGTACGGGCTGCGCGAGCGCCACCAAGGCGAGCTGGCGCACGCCACCTGGATCGAGTTCACCGCCCAGACCCGCATGTCGGGTGTGGACGTGGACGGCAAGAGCATCCGCAAGGGGGCCGCGGGCTCCGTGGTCACCTGGGTGAAGGAGCAGGGCGGCACGGTCTCCAACGACGCCGACACCCTCGCCAACGCCATCTCCGAGGCCGGCGGCACGCCCCTCCTCGTCGCGGTCAAGGACGGCAAGGGGGCGCGCGTTCTCGGCGTCATCCACCTCAAGGACGTCGTCAAGGACGGCATGCGGGAGCGGTTCGACGAGCTGCGCCGCATGGGCATCAAGACGATCATGATCACGGGTGACAACCCGCTGACGGCGAAGGCCATCGCCGAGGAGGCCGGTGTCGACGACTTCCTCGCCGAGGCCACCCCCGAGGACAAGATGGCCCTCATCAAGCGGGAGCAGGCGGGCGGCAAGCTCGTTGCGATGACCGGTGACGGCACCAACGACGCCCCCGCCCTCGCGCAGGCCGACGTCGGCGTGGCGATGAACACGGGCACGTCGGCCGCGAAGGAGGCCGGCAACATGGTCGACCTCGACTCCAACCCGACCAAGCTCATCGAGATCGTCGAGATCGGCAAGCAACTCCTCATCACCCGAGGCGCGCTGACCACCTTCTCCATCGCCAACGACGTCGCCAAGTACTTCGCGATCATCCCCGCTATGTTCGCCGTCGCCTACCCGTCGCTCGACAAGCTCAACATCATGGGCCTCGCCTCGCCCGAGTCCGCGATCCTGTCCGCCGTCATCTTCAATGCGCTGATCATCATCGCGCTCGTGCCGCTCGCCCTCAAGGGCGTGCGCTACCGACCGTCCAGCGCCGACTCGATGCTGCGCCGCAACCTCGGGCTCTACGGTCTGGGCGGCCTGATCGCCCCGTTCATCGGCATCAAGATCATCGACCTGCTCATCTCCCTCATCCCCGGAATCGGCTGA